One window from the genome of Pyxicephalus adspersus chromosome 6, UCB_Pads_2.0, whole genome shotgun sequence encodes:
- the LOC140332686 gene encoding olfactory receptor 6B9-like, whose amino-acid sequence MANNESIQLTDQMHFILLGFQTSPFIKTILTTVFSIAYIFTLLENTAIIGIVRWDPKLYTPMYFFLSKLSCLEMLYVSVTVPKMLSDLITETNVISVWGCLLQLYLFLSIGCVECFLLAAMAYDRYLAICNPLLYHSIMTSSVCWLLTGGSVFLGFLACSFSIGLIAQLDFCGSRTINHYLCDISPVIHLSCEDISTVELVDFISALLVLITSLVLITVSYIYIISVMMKIPVARGWKKAFSTCASHLIVVILFFGTTIFMYARPQAIDSFDFNKYLSVLYSFFIPMLNPLIYTLRNTDMRKSLQAIFSF is encoded by the coding sequence ATGGCCAATAATGAAAGCATCCAACTTACCGaccaaatgcatttcattttgcTTGGCTTCCAGACTTCTCCTTTCATCAAGACTATTCTTACAACAGTCTTTTCTATTGCCTATATATTCACACTACTGGAAAATACAGCGATTATTGGTATTGTAAGATGGGATCCCAAACTTTACACACCCatgtatttcttccttagcaAACTTTCATGCTTGGAAATGCTATATGTCTCTGTTACCGTTCCAAAAATGTTGAGTGATCTTATTACAGAAACCAATGTGATTTCTGTTTGGGGCTGTCTGTTACAGCTGTATTTGTTTCTGTCTATAGGATGTGTAGAGTGCTTCTTGTTGGCAGCAATGGCCTATGACCGATATCTTGCCATCTGTAATCCACTACTTTATCACAGTATTATGACATCTTCAGTTTGCTGGCTTCTGACCGGAGGCAGTGTGTTTTTAGGCTTTCTTGCTTGCTCCTTCTCAATAGGTTTAATAGCTCAACTAGACTTTTGTGGTTCCAGGACTATTAACCACTACCTATGTGACATATCACCAGTCATTCACCTTTCCTGTGAGGATATCTCTACTGTAGAGCTTGTAGACTTTATATCTGCTTTGCTTGTGTTGATAACTTCACTGGTACTCATAACAGTATCTTATATCTACATCATATCTGTTATGATGAAAATACCTGTTGCCCGAGGTTGGAAGAAAGCCTTCTCCACTTGTGCATCTCACTTGAtagtagttattttattttttggaacaaCCATATTTATGTATGCAAGGCCCCAAGCTATTGACTCCTTTGATTTTAACAAATATCTGTCTgtgctgtattctttttttatcccaATGTTAAACCCATTGATCTACACTTTGCGAAACACTGACATGAGAAAGAGTTTACAAGCTATatttagtttttag
- the LOC140332687 gene encoding olfactory receptor 5V1-like, with protein MEGFNISGFMILGFSDIWCCKDLVGLLLAFIYMSATVSNLVILWVILHDPQLHTPMYFFLGNLSFLDIAYITVTVPKMVVILFTEDRYISYSGCAAQLYFYVFLEGSEAFLLLVMAYDRYVAICYPMHYKSIMEKKICLLLAEVSWMSGGINACIHTALTFILPFCRSHDVNQFYCDIPPLLHFSCKDTFINEIVLFTVGGVWVGLGPFLLIIVSYSYIWSAINKIHSAQRKRKVFSTCSAHLLVVALFFGASLFTYIHPPSRYALEENRVVSVIYSILTPTLNPFIYSLRNNSVKKSLKKAIKYLFL; from the coding sequence ATGGAAGGGTTCAATATCAGTGGATTTATGATTTTAGGTTTTTCCGATATCTGGTGTTGTAAAGACCTTGTAGGGCTTCTCCtggcatttatttatatgtctGCCACAGTGAGTAATTTAGTTATCCTTTGGGTAATCTTGCATGACCCTCAACTCCACACACCCATGTATTTTTTCCTAGGAAATCTTTCCTTCTTAGACATAGCTTATATTACAGTGACTGTTCCCAAAATGGTGGTCATTCTCTTCACTGAAGACAGATACATTTCTTACAGTGGTTGTGCTGCTCAGCTTTATTTCTATGTGTTCCTAGAAGGCAGTGAGGCCTTTTTACTCTTGGTTATGGCTTATGATCGTTATGTTGCTATATGTTATCCTATGCATTATAAaagtataatggaaaaaaaaatctgtctgctGCTTGCGGAAGTATCCTGGATGTCTGGTGGTATTAATGCCTGTATTCACACAGCATTAACATTCATTCTTCCATTTTGTAGATCTCATGATGTAAACCAGTTCTATTGTGATATTCCACCACTTCTTCATTTTTCTTGTAAAGATACATTCATTAATGAGATAGTTTTATTTACAGTTGGTGGAGTCTGGGTAGGCCTTGGACCTTTCTTGCTTATCATAGTCTCCTACTCATATATCTGGTCCGCAATAAATAAAATTCACTCAGcacagaggaaaagaaaagtcTTCTCTACATGTTCCGCTCATTTATTAGTGGTTGCTTTATTTTTTGGTGCCAGTCTGTTCACCTATATACATCCTCCATCCAGATATGCTTTAGAGGAGAACAGAGTTGTGTCAGTTATATATAGTATTCTGACACCAACACTGAATCCGTTTATATATAGTCTGAGAAATAACTCAGtgaaaaaatctctaaaaaaagctattaaatatttatttctttga
- the LOC140332688 gene encoding olfactory receptor 5V1-like, translating to MEHYNISGFVILGFSNIWCCKDLVGLLLTFIYVSTTVSNFVIFWVILHDPQLHTPMYFFLGNLSFLDIAYITVTVPKMVVILFTEDRYISYSGCAAQLYFYVFLEGSEAFLLLAMAYDRYVAICYPMYYKSIMKNKFCLLLAAVSWMSGGINACIHTALTFILPFCRSHDVNQFFCDIPPLLHLSCKDTFINEIVLFTLGVWVGLGPFFLIIVSYSYIWSAISKIHSAERKSKVFSTCSAHITVVALFFGAGLFTYIHPPSTYALEENRVVSVIYSILTPTLNPFIYSLKNDSVKTSLQKAIKNALFSRLQVF from the coding sequence ATGGAGCATTACAACATCAGTGGATTTGTGATTTTAGGTTTTTCAAATATCTGGTGTTGTAAAGACCTTGTAGGACTTCTTCTGACATTCATTTATGTTTCCACCACAGTGAGTAATTTCGTTATTTTTTGGGTAATCCTTCATGACCCTCAACTCCACACACCCATGTATTTTTTCCTAGGAAATCTTTCCTTCTTAGACATAGCTTATATTACAGTGACTGTTCCCAAAATGGTGGTCATTCTCTTCACTGAAGACAGATACATTTCTTACAGTGGTTGTGCTGCTCAGCtatatttctatgtttttctAGAAGGCAGTGAGGCCTTTTTACTCCTGGCTATGGCTTATGATCGTTATGTTGCTATATGTTATCCTATGTATTATAAGagtataatgaaaaacaaattttgtctGCTGCTTGCGGCAGTTTCCTGGATGTCTGGTGGTATTAATGCCTGTATTCACACAGCACTAACATTCATTCTTCCATTTTGTAGATCTCATGATGTAAACCAGTTCTTTTGTGACATTCCACCACTTCTTCATCTTTCTTGTAAAGATACATTCATTAATGAGATAGTTTTATTTACACTTGGAGTCTGGGTCGGCCTTGGACCTTTCTTTCTTATCATAGTTTCCTACTCATATATCTGGTCCGCAATAAGTAAAATACATTCTGCAGAGAGAAAAAGTAAGGTCTTCTCTACATGTTCAGCTCATATAACAGTGGTTGCCCTATTTTTTGGCGCCGGTCTTTTTACCTACATACATCCTCCATCCACATATGCTTTGGAGGAGAACAGAGTTGTGTCTGTTATATATAGTATTCTGACACCAACACTGAATCCTTTTATATACAGTCTGAAAAATGATTCAGTGAAAACATCTCTACAAAAAGCCATTAAGAATGCATTATTCTCCAGACTACAAGTTTTTTAA